The nucleotide window GGGGGCGCGGTCCAGGTACAGCGTGTGCGCGGGGCTGAACGGGTCGGGCACGAGGCGCACGTGGTACTGGTAGGTACGGGCCGTAGCATCGAAGCGGGCGTGGGCCGTGGCGGGCACCGGATGCACGGCCTGAACCCGGATATCCGGGGGCAGTGCCCGGTTGAGGCGGTAGAGCAGCGTGGGCAGATCAAGGCTCTCGGGCAAGTCGGCATCGAAGTGCGCCACCTGGTGGCTGGCGTGCACGCCCGAGTCGGTACGGCCGCTGCCCAGGCAGTATACCGGCTGGCGCAGCACCTGCGAGAGGCGCCGGTCCAGCTCCTGCTGCACGGTGCTCATGCCCGGCTGAATCTGCCAGCCATGGTACTGGGTACCATCGTAGGCCAGATGAAGAAAGTAGCGCACAAGTAAATGGTTGAGAGTTGAAGGCTATATGGCTGATAGCAGACAGAAAGAGGGTAGCCGGACCGGGCGGCCCCACTACCCTCCTGTTGGCTGACGTAAGGCCGCAAGTCGCCTTATACCTTCTCGTAAATCACGGCGGCGCCCTGCCCTACGCCTACGCACATAGCAGCCAGTCCGTAGCGCACACCCTCACGGCGCTGCATCTCGTGTACCAGCGTGGCCGTGATGCGCGCTCCGGAGCAGCCCAGCGGGTGCCCGATGGCAATGGAGCCGCCGTTCACGTTTACCTTGGTCATATCCAGGCCCAGGTCGCGGATGCAGGCAATGCTCTGCACGGCAAAGGCTTCGTTGAGCTCAATCAGGTCGATGTCGTCCAGGGTGAGGCCGGCGCGCTGCAGCACTTTCTGAATAGCTGGCACCGGCCCGATGCCCATGTAGGCGGGGTCAACGCCGGCCACGGCCGAGGAAACCACGCGGGCCATCGGCTTCAGCTTGAAGCGCTCCAGCGCGTCTTCGTTCACCAGTAGCACGGCGGCGGCACCATCGTTGATACCGGCCGAGTTGCCGGCCGTCACGGTGCCATCTACGGGCTGGAAGGCAGGCTTGATGGTGGCCAGCTTTTCCAGCGACGACAAGCGCGGGGCCTCGTCGGTGTCGAACAGGGCGGCATCACCTTTAGGCTGGTGGATGAACACGGGCACGATTTCGCGGCGGAATCGGCCTTTCTCGTTGGCGCGCTGGTACTTCAGCTGCGAGTCGAAGGCAAACTGGTCCTGCTCCTGGCGGGTGATGCCATAGCGCTTGGCCACGTTCTCGGCCGTTTCGCCCATGGCAAAGGGGTGGTGCAGCTTCGAGAGCTTGGGGTTCACGAAGCGCCAGCCCAGAGTGGTGTCGTGGGCGGTGAAGTCGCGGGCAAAGGCGGTGGACGACTTGGCCACCACAAAAGGCGCGCGCGTCATGCTTTCGGCACCGCCGGCCAGGTACACGTCGCCTTCTCCGGCCTTGATGGCCCGGGCGGCGTCGATGATGCTTTGCAGGCCCGAGGCGCACAGGCGGTTTACGGTGTTGCCGCCCACTGACAAGGGCAGACCGGCCAGCAGCGCGGCCATGCGGGCCACGTTGCGGTTGTCTTCGCCGGCCTGGTTGGCGGCGCCCATAATTACGTCTTCAATGGCGGCTTTATCTACGGAGGGGTTGCGGCGCAGCAGCTCGCGCAGCACGTGCGCGGCCATGTCGTCGGGGCGGACGCTGCTCAGGGCGCCGCCGAATTTGCCAATCGGCGTGCGGACGGCGTCCACAATATAGGCTTGGGGCATGGAAGGTAAATGCGGTTTTTCCGGTGGTTGTTGGCTACTTTTGCCGGCCCCGGCGCGGCCGGGACCCTGTCGATTCAATCAACCCACAAAGATGATACAAAGAATTCAAAGCGTATTCCTTCTGTTGCTGGCGCTGGCCATGCTGAGCGTCGTTTTTCTGCCCATCTGGTCGAAAACCGACCCACTCACGGGCAACGAAGTGGTGCTGACGGCCACCCAATTAGCCTTCACCAAAGGCCAGGGGCCGGCTACCAGCACCTGGCCCATTGCGGCGCTGGCCGTAGCGGCGGCGGCCGTGGCCGTGTTTGAAATATTTCAATTCCGCAACCGCCTCCGTCAGCAGCAGATCGGCACCTTCAACTTGTTGCTCATCATGAGCACCATCGGCGCGGGTTTCTACTACTCCGGCATCGGGGAGCGGCTGCTCAACATCAAAGTACCCGGCACCTTCGAGGCAGGGTTCTACCTGCCCACGCTGGCGCTGCTGCTCAACGTGCTGGCCAACCGCTTTATCCGCCGCGACGAGAAGCTGGTGCGCAGCATGGACCGGCTGCGGTAGCTTAGTAGCCAAACAAAAAGAAAGGCTTCCTTGTTCAGGGAGGCCTTTCTTTTTTAGGTTTTGTGGTCAACTACCGGCGGGGCTGCTGGCTTACGTATTCCTGCAGTTCCTTCACGTTTGAGCTAAAGCTGAACAGCTCGTATACCTGGTAGAAGTTCTGCGGATCGATCAGCCGGCCGTAGGCGTACTTGGCCAGCACCACCCGCTGGTCTTCAAAGCTGAATACCCGCAACAGGCGCTTGAGGTCCTCGGTGCGCAGAGCAACGCGGGATAAGCCATCCTGCAGAATGCCCAGCTTGTCTTTATCGAAAGCCTTGCGCTCAGCAGCCCGCACCAGGGCTTCTACTTCCTGGGGTTTCATCACGGAGGGGTAGTTATTGCGGTAGTCGTCGGCAGGGCGGCTCTGGGCGCTGTACTGCTGCAGCTCCTTCACGTTGGAGTCGAAGTTGAACAGCTCATACACCTGGTAGAAGTTCTGGGGGTCAGCCACGTGGTCGTAGGCGTACTTGGCCATTTCCAGGCGCTGACTCTCAAAATCGAAGCCGCGCAGCAGGCGCTTCAGCTCCTGGGTGCGGATGGCCGACTGGGCCAGGGCTTCCTGGGCAATGGGTAGCTTGTCTTTGTCGAAGGCCTTGGTTTTCAGCACGCGGAGCAGAGCATCCACATCGGCGGCGTTCATGAGAGTGCGGTAGCGGCCGGAGTAGTCAGGACGTCGGTCGTCGCGGCGGTCCTCGTCCCGGTCGTCGCGCCGGTCATCATCGCGCCGGTCGTCATCGCGCCGGTCGTCGCGGTTGTCGTAGCTGCCGTCACGGTCGTCGTTGCGGCTGTCGTAGCCGGCGTCGGGGTTGCCGTAGGGGCCGGGATAGTCGTTGTAGTGCGGGTTACGGCGCCATGGGCCCCGCATGGGCACCGCCGAGGCTTTGCGCAACACGGGCGGGTAGCCCTGGCGCGTCACCAGCACGTAGCTCGATTCGTAGCCGGCTTCCAGAAAAACGCGGGTACGATACTTCACGTAGCCCCGACCGGCCGGCACCCGGAACTCGGCCCAGTGGGAGCCGGGCTGCACCCGGTCCAGGTACACTTCCCGCGCCACCCGGCGGGTGAGCAGGTTGCCATCAAAGATGAGCTTGAAGGGCACCCCGCGCTCCGAAATAAAGTTGACGTTGGCCGGGGCGGCGAGAAGTTGCGCAGCCCATAGCAGGAAGCTGCAGCAGAGAAGTAGGGCCTTTTTCATGGCAGAGCGGATAAGCCGGGCCATGTAGCTGGCCCTTGCCGGAGCTTTTTCCAAGGATTATGCCAACCCGGAACTTTCTCACTAGGCCGGCTGTTAGCGCGCGCCTGTTCCGCCCATGTTCTTCCCGGTACGCTCATAAAAAACGGCCGATACAGAGCGTATCGACCGTTTTCAGCTCAAGAAAAAATCCTGCAGGTTACTGCGAAATACGCGTCACCTTAAACTCGGTGCGGCGGTTGCGCTGGTGCTCATCTTCGGTGCGGGCATTTTTCAGCACGGGCCGGGTTTCGCCGTAGCCTTTGGCCGTAATGCGGTTCTTAGCAATACCCTTAGAGATAATGTAGTTCACCGCCGACTGCGCCCGCTTCTGCGAAAGGCTCAGGTTGTAAGCGTCCTTGCCGCGGGAGTCGGTGTGGGAGCTGAGCTCGATAGTAATTTTGGGATTGTCGACCAGCGTCTGCACCAGCTTATCCAGCTCCAGAGCCGCATCGGGCCGGATGTTCCACTTGTCGTAGTCGTAGAAGATGTTTTCGACTACAATGGCCTTGTTCACCACAATCTTGTCAAGGGTGAGTGTCACGGGCAGCTTGATGTCGTTCTGCGCGGCCGGCAGCTCATCCTGCGTGGGCACCTTGCCTACGGTGGTCAGGCTCTGGCGGGCCGTGAAGTAGCCAGTGCGGTCGGCTACCAGCGCATAGGTGCTGGCCGTATCCAGCTTGAAGCTGAACTTGCCATCGGGACCCGACTGCGTGGTTTGCAAGCGCTGACCGTTGCGGCCCAGCAGCGCGACCTCCTCGCCCGCCAGGGGCTTGGTTTCGCCGGTTTTGGAGTCTTTTTCCAGCAGCGTGCCGTCGGCGAAGAGCGTGACCAGCTTAAGAGGCTTGCGGCGGAACAGGTACAGGTCATCGGAGCCCTTGCCGCCGCTGCGGTTGGAGGAAAACACGCCCGCATCCTTGGCCGTGAAGAAGGGCGCAAAGTCGTCGGCGGTGCTATTGATGGGGGCGCCCACGTTTTTCACCGCGCCCTTCTCTACCCGGAAGATATCAAGCCGGCCCAGGCCGGGGTGCCCATCAGAGGAGAAGTAGAGCGTACCATCGGGGGCCACTGCCGGAAAGTTTTCGTTGCCGGGCGTGTTGATTTTGTCGCCCAGGTTTTCGGGGGCGGAAAAGCGGTTGCCTTCTTCCAGCGTAGTCTTATAAAGGTCATTGCCCCCGCTGCCGCCGGTGCGGCTGGAAGAAAAGTACAGCGTGCGGCCGTCGGGCGAGAAGGCGGGCGAGAAGTCGTCGGCGGTTTTGCTGTTGAGGCCCCGCGCCAGCACCGGCTCCGTCCACTCATTTCCCCGGAAGTACGACACAAACAAGTCCACGCTCTGGTAGCCTTCCTTGGCCTGCTTCTTGGTGCCGTTGTTGGAGCGGGCAAACACCATCGTCTTGCCATCGGGCGAGTAGGTGGCGCTGGCCTCGTGCTTGTCGGCGGTGTTGAAAACGGGCTCCAGGCGCCGGATGGACCGGCCGCCGGTCAGCTGCGGCTCGCCCGCCAGCGTCACGGCGTACAGGTCGTTGAAGCCTTCCCCGTTGCCCAGGTACTTCTTGCCGTCGCGGCCCGAGGCAAACACCAGCTCCTTGGTGGTAGGGAAGATAGTAGCGCCAAAGTCCGAAGAAGGCGAGTTCACCGAGTCCAGGGCCTGCACTTCGTTGTTGGTGCGCTGAGCCAGCAGCTCGGGCACCAGTTTGGTGTTCTTGGCTTCCAGCTCGGCGCGGGGCACCAGCTTGGCGTTGGCTCCGTTCTGGGCGTAGGCTTCAAACTGCGTGGTAGCTTCCTCGTATTTGCCGTTGGCTTTCAAGGCTTCGGCGTAGTAGAACTTGGCGTCATTGGATTTCACCCCGCCGCCAATGGCCGAGTTGTAGTAGTCCTCGGCCTGCTCGATGCGGTTGGACAGGCGGTAGGATTCCGCAATGCGGAAGTTGGAAAACGCGGTGCGCTTGCCCTTTTTCACGTCGGCTTTGTACAGGGGAATGGCTTCCTCGTACTCGCCCCGCACAAAACGCCGGTCGGCCTTGGTGAGCTGGTCCGAGGCGCTGCAGCCGCTCAGCCACCCCGTGGTGCCGGCCGCTGCGCATAGGATTAGAAATTTCCGCATAGGAATAGAAGAAAAAAGGTCGGGCTGAAGCTTCCGCTCAGGCAGGTAACGCTGGCCGCCGCCGAGCAAGTATAAGCAGTTTGGACAGGATTGTACCGCGCTCAAGCTGGCGAGGTTGCTGCCGCCGCGAAATACCGGGCCAGCCAGGTAGCGCGGGCCGGCGCGGGCCACTGCTCGCGCAGCTCGGCGCAGGTGGCCACGGTGTTGTTGAAGTAGGGAGTATCGGGTTTCAGGTGGCCCTCCGCCACGGCGCCGCGCAGAGCCAGCCGGTCCAGCAGCTGCACTTCGCCGGCCACCAGAAATGCCAGCCGGGCCTTATCCAGGAGCTGAACGTCCAGCAGTTCTTCCAGTTCGCGCACAAAGCGCACGGAGGCATCAATGGAACAGCCACTGGCATCGGCTACGGCCTCGTCCAGCCCGATAACCAGAAACTGCCGGTGCAGGACTTCGGCGGAGGCGGCCAGGGTGCGGCCGTGGCTGGTCCACTCCTGGGCGAACTGCCGCAAGGCTGGCTGCATGTCCACTATTTCAGCCTCCGTGAAGGGCCGGCTGGCCTGATAAATCCACACGCGCGCCGAAGCAGGCAACTGGTCGAAGGGAACGTACACGGACTTCAGATTTTACGGATGAGAAACGGATGTGACAGATAAGCGGCCAGTAAGCTGCCCGCCAAAACACCTATCTTACTACAAATAAACAGCCCCGCCCGGAAGTTCCGACGCGGGGCTGTTATTCGGTTGGCTGTTATGAGTTGCGAGTTGCCAAAGCTCTATCAACTGGCAACTCATAACTCGCAACTGATAATTAAGCATTCAGACCTTCGGCGGAGGCAATCAGCTCGGCCAGGTCGAACACCTGCACGTCCGACTCCCGCTCTTTGTTTTTCACGCCGTCGGCCATCATGGTCATGCAGAACGGGCAGGCTACGGCAATGACGCTGCCGCCGCGGTTGGAGCCAGCGGGCAGCACCGGGGCGGTGCTTTCCACGCCCTGCAGGTTCAGCAGCACATCGGCGTCGCCGTCCAGGGTGGCCAGGGCTTCCTCGGCGCGTTCCACGTTGATGTCTTTTTTGCCGGGCTCGGGCTCTTTCCACATCTGGGCGCCGCCGGCTCCGCAGCAGAGGCCATTGGTTTTGCAGCGCTTCATTTCCAGTAGGTCGGCGTCCAGCACTTCCAGCACGGCGCGGGGTGCCTCGTAGATGTTGTTGGCGCGGCCCAGGTAGCAGGAGTCGTGAAAGGTGATGCGGCGGCCCTTGAACGACTCCCCGCCCTCGGCCTTCACCTTGCCCTCGTTGATGAGCTGCTGCAGGAAAGTACTGTGGTGAATCACCTCGTACTCGCCGCCCAGCGCGGGGTACTCGTTCTTGATGGTGTTGAAGCAGTGCGGGCAGGCCGTTACCACCTTCTTGATGCCGTAGCCATTGAGGGTAGTAATGTTCTGCATGGCCTGCATCTGAAACAGGAATTCGTTGCCGGCGCGCTTGGCCGGGTCGCCGGTGCAGCTTTCTTCCATACCCAGCACCGCGTAGTTCACGCCCACGTGCTCCAGAATGCGCACGAAAGCCCGCGTCACGCGCTTGTAACGGTCGTCGAAGGCGCCGGCGCAGCCCACCCAGAACAGAATTTCCGGCGTTTCGCCCCGGGCAGCCAGGTCGGCCATCATCGGAACACTTACTTGGCGCTTGGCAGTTAATTCAGCCATTATAGTAGTGAGTAGTCGGTATTGAGTATTGAGACAGGAGAAAAAGAGAAGCAGCAATGGTTTGGGTGAAGCAGAGCAATCAGAACATAGATGTCTCACTACTCATTACCCAATACTCACTACTTCTCCGCCACGAACAGGTCGTCGGCCCAGTTGAAGCGGTCCGAGGGTGAGAAGGCCCAGGGCGCCCCGTTATTTTCGATGTTGGAGAACATGACGTTGAGCGAGTTGGGCGCGGCCGACTCTTCCAGCACCAGGAAGCGGCGCATTTCCACAATGCTTTCCAGCGGGTTAATGTTCACCGGGCAGGCTTCCACGCAGGCGTTGCAGGTAGTGCAGGCCCAGAGCTCCTCAGGTGTCACGTAGCCGCGCAGCAGGGTGTGGTTTTCGCGGTCCAGCTGTTCCTGCGGGTCGTGCTTGGCTTCCTTGCCGTAGAGGTTGGGGTTGAAAATCAGCGGTGAGTTGTACTTCTCCTCTACCCTGTCGCGCGTGTCCATGATGATTTTGCGCGGAGAAAGCAGCTTGCCGGTGATGTTGGCCGGGCAAACTGAAGTGCAGCGGCCACACTCGGTGCAGGAGTAGGCGTTCAGCAGGTTGGTCCAGGCCAGGTCGTTCACATCCTTAGCCCCGAAGGGAGTAGGCGCGGCGGCGGAGCCATCGGGCTCCGTGGCGGGGGCGGGCACCTGGTAGGTGGGGTCCATCATAGCCTTCACCTCGTGGGTGATACTGTCCACGTTCGAGAACTGCCCCTGCGGCACCAGCCGGGAGTAGTAAACGTTCGGGAAGGCCATGATGATGTGAAAGTGCTTGGACGAAGGCAGGTAATTCAGAAATAGCAGAATGCCCACGATGTGCGCCCACCAGCCCACGCGCTCCAGCACGTGCAGGGCCGTAGGGCTGTCGGGTAGCAGACCCGTGAGAAACTGGCTGATGGGAAAAGCGCCGGGCAAGCTGGCGCCGTGCAGCTTCAGGTCGGCGGCATTCATCAGGAACAAGGCCGCCATCAGTACCACTTCGATGTAGAGAATGACGTTGGCATCAAGCCGGGGCCAGGCGCGCATTTCCGGGCCGGTAAACCGACGTACGCCTTTTACATTACGGCGCCACCACAACGCCGCCACGGCCAGTACCACCAGCGCGCCTAACACCTCATTGGTGCCGGTGAGCAGTGAGTACAGCGGCCCCAGGAAGCTCAGCACCCGGTGCGTGCCGAAAATACCGTCAATCAATATCTCGATGACTTCGATGTTGATGACGATAAAGCCAATATACACGATGAGGTGCAGAATGGCCGGCGTGAGGCGCTTGAACATTTTCTGCTGCCCGAAGGCCACCAGCAGGGTTTTCCACAGCCGCTCATTCACGTGGCCGCTCATGTCCCGGTCGCGCCCGACGAGGATATTGGCCCGAATCTTCCGCGCTTGCCAGGCAAACAGGCCGAAGCCCGCCACCGCCACCAGCAGGAAGAGGATGTTTTGAATAGAAAAGTGCACGGAGAAATGGGTAGGTTTGGGGTTTAGGCCGAAATATACTCGGTATGCATAATAAATCCTGTCTTTTTCCGGCCGGAAAGATTTTTTTACCCTACGGCTTGCAGGTTGAAATTGGTTTGCTACTTTTGTGCTCCCCAACGGTCATACGGGCCTTTTGCGGGAAGATGGTAATGTAGCTCAGTTGGTAGAGCACAGCACTGAAAATGCTGGTGTCGTTGGTTCGATTCCAACCATTACCACCGGAAAGCCCTCTTTGCAGCCTGCAAAGAGGGCTTTTTTATTTCTTCCGTACAAACCCGGCTATTCTGTCTCCGCGGCTTTTTTTCGTGGATCTGCCCGTCCAAAACGGGTGAACCTGCCGGATGTCGCCGGAAATTCTTTTTCCGGCCGGGTACTATTCCTGTCGGGTTTCGGTTGAAGAGTTATATGTTGCCACTTGGCAACGACATCTTCGCAATTTTGTGGATGAGTGGCCTGCGCTGCTGTACTGCACCTTACTCTCCACATGGCTCAGCAAGTTCGATTCACCAACACCACCCAATCTGCTTTTTTCGCCACGGTACGCCAGCGGGTAGATGCTCATTTTCAGGCCAATAGCCTTTCCAAGCACGCCAACGGCGCTATGTGGGCCAAAACGGCGTTCTACCTGACTAGCTTCGTGGTTTTTTATGCGCTGCTTATTTCCGGGCAATTCGGGCTGGGTGGTATGGCGCTGCTGGCGGGGCTGTTGGGCGCGTTCAGCGCCTTTATCGGCTTCAATGTGTGCCACGACGCCATTCACGGCTCCTTCTCGGCCGACAAGCGGGTAAATAAAGTTTTCAGCCTGCTCTTCAACCTTATTGGGGCCAATCCTTACATGTGGAGCATCACGCACAACGTGGTGCACCACACCTACACCAACATTCCGGGTCACGACGAGGACATTGAAGTAGCCCCAGGCCTGGTGCGGCTGTCGGAGGACGAGCCTGTGAACCGGGTGCAACGCTACCAGCACCTCTACGCGTTTTTCCTGTACGGGCTGGCCTCGCTCTCGTGGGTTTTGCGCAAGGACTACCTGAAGTTCTTCAAGGAAAAGATCGGCCAGCACGACAACCGAAAGCACCCGCGTCAGGAGTATTTCAACCTGTTTTTTTACAAAGCTCTTTACTACGTGCTCTTCATTGTGCTGCCGCTGGTGGTGCTCGATATTACGTGGTGGCAGTTCGTGCTGGGCTTTCTGCTGATGCACTTCGTAGAAGGTCTGGTGCTGGGACTGGTATTCCAGCTGGCGCACGTGGTAGAGGGCACGGAGTTTCCGGTGCCCGACGAAACCGGCGACATGCGCGAAGCCTGGGCCGCTCACCAGATGCGCACCACGGCCAATTTCTCCACTACCAGTCCGCTGGCGCATTTCCTCTGCGGCGGCCTCAACCAGCAGATCGAGCACCATCTGTTCCCGAAAATCTGCCATATCCACTACCCGGCCATTTCGGGCATCGTGAAGCAGACGGCCCACGAGTTTGGCTTGCCTTACCTGGAAAACCGGACCTTTTTCACCGCCCTCCGCTCCCACTACCGCGTGCTGCGCAAGCTGGGCAAGGAAGCCTATGCGCTGGAAAAAGTGCGGGCCTACGCTTAAGCTGACTTCAGAAAGCGGTATCTGATTCTGATATCATAAGGCAGAAGTAAGCTCGACGTTAACTATGCCTCCCGGCGGGCGTAAGCACAGGAAACCTATTCCTGTCCGCTATGGCTGCTCGCCTCACTCCTGCCCGCTCGTCCGGCACCACGCAATCCGTCTGGTTTCCGACTGCCGACCCGCTACCAACTTTTAAGCCGCTTCGCCAGAGTACCACGGCCGATGTAGTGGTAGTGGGAGCAGGCATAGCAGGCCTGACTACCGCGTATCTGCTGGGCAAGGCCGGCAAAAAGGTGGTAGTGCTGGAAGACGGCGAAATAGCCAGCGGCGAATCCGGGCGCACCACGGCCCACCTTTCCAATGCCCTCGACGACCGGTACTCCACGCTGGAGCAGCTCTTTGGAGAGGAAGGCGCCCGGCTGGCAGCCGAAAGCCATACGGCGGCCATTGCCGAAATCGAGAAAATCGTCCTGACAGAAAAAATAGCCTGTGGCTTTACCCGCCTCAACGGCTACCTGTTTTTGCCGGCCGACGGTACGGAGCAGGAACTGGACGAGGAACTGGAGGCAGCACACCGGGCCGGCCTGAAATCGGTGAAAAAGCTGCGCGACTCCGGCACTCCCGGCTTCCATACCGGCCCCTGCCTGCGCTTTCCCGAGCAAGGCCAGTTCCATATTCTGCAATACCTCCACGGCCTCGTAGATGCCATTACGGCCCAGGGCGGGCAGATTTTTACGCACACGCACGTAGAAGCGGTGGAAGGCGGTAGCTCGGCCCGCGTGACGACAACAGGCGGCCAGGAAGTAACCGCCGGGGCTATTGTCGTTGCTACCAATACGCCCTTCAACGACCGGGTGGTGATGCACACCAAGCAGGCTCCTTACCGCACGTACGCCCTGGCGGCCCGCATGCCCAAAGGCTCCATGACGCCAGCTTTGTATTGGGACACGGCCGACCCCTACCACTATATCCGCTTGCAGGAAGACCCCAACCAGGGAGACGACCTGCTGATTGTGGGCGGCGAGGACCACAAAACCGGCCAGGAAGCCAACCCCGCCGAGCGGCTGCAGTGCCTCGAAGACTGGACGCGGAAGCACTTCCCGCAAATCACGAGCATCGACTTTCGCTGGTCGGGGCAGGTGATGGAACCTACGGATGGCCTGGCCTACGCCGGCCGTAATCCGCTGGATAACGACAATGTATACATCATCACCGGTGACTCGGGCCACGGCATGACGCACTCCACCTTGGGCGCTATGCTCATTCGGGACCTGATTCTGGAGCAACCCAACCCCTGGGAAAAGCTCTACGACCCGGGCCGCATCACGCTGAAGCCGGAGTCTATCAAGGAATTCGTGCGGGAGAATGTGAACGTGGCGGCGGAATACACGGAACTGCTCACCGGCGGCGATGTGGCTACTTCTGAGGAAATTGCGGTGGGCTCGGGCGCTGTACTGCGGCGCGGCCTCACCAAAGTAGCCGTGTACAAAGACAAGGCCGGCCAGACCCACGAATGTTCGGCCATTTGCCCGCATTTGGGGTGCGTGGTGCACTGGAACGGGCTGGAAAGCAGTTGGGACTGCCCCTGCCACGGCTCCCGCTTCGACGCCTACGGCAAGCTGCTGATGGGCCCCGCCAATTCAGATTTGGGTGCTATAGAGAAGTAGGGCACGGTCTACAGGCAAGGCGTTTTCAGTCGGGCTTCCTCCGCGTACAGGTAGCCCAGGCGGGCGGCGCGCCCGAAGAACTCGCAGGCGGCGGCGCGGTTCTGCTGGGCCTCGGCCAGCCGGCCCAGCAGAAAGTAAATCTGCCCGTTGCGCGGCTGGTTTAGCAGCACCTGCTGGTAATCGGCGCGGGCGGCCTGAAACTCGCCCAGCTTAAACCAGGCCAGCCCGCGGTACGTGAGGTAGCGGCCCGATGGGCTTTTACCTTGGGCTTCGCGCTGGCGCAGGCCAGTAGTCAGATCCAGAATGGCCGGCCGAAACTGCCGCTGCTCAAACAAGCGCAACTCGCCCCGGTCAAGCCAGGCTCCGGTTTGGGTGGAGTCGACGGCCAGCGCCTGGTTGAAGCTCCGTAGCGCCTTGCCGGATTGCCCCACGGCCGCGTAGCATTGCCCCATGCGCCACCACAGCCGGGCGCGGCGTGGCGTAGCTATTTCCTCCTGCTGTATCGCCACCG belongs to Hymenobacter sp. J193 and includes:
- a CDS encoding FAD-dependent oxidoreductase, whose product is MAARLTPARSSGTTQSVWFPTADPLPTFKPLRQSTTADVVVVGAGIAGLTTAYLLGKAGKKVVVLEDGEIASGESGRTTAHLSNALDDRYSTLEQLFGEEGARLAAESHTAAIAEIEKIVLTEKIACGFTRLNGYLFLPADGTEQELDEELEAAHRAGLKSVKKLRDSGTPGFHTGPCLRFPEQGQFHILQYLHGLVDAITAQGGQIFTHTHVEAVEGGSSARVTTTGGQEVTAGAIVVATNTPFNDRVVMHTKQAPYRTYALAARMPKGSMTPALYWDTADPYHYIRLQEDPNQGDDLLIVGGEDHKTGQEANPAERLQCLEDWTRKHFPQITSIDFRWSGQVMEPTDGLAYAGRNPLDNDNVYIITGDSGHGMTHSTLGAMLIRDLILEQPNPWEKLYDPGRITLKPESIKEFVRENVNVAAEYTELLTGGDVATSEEIAVGSGAVLRRGLTKVAVYKDKAGQTHECSAICPHLGCVVHWNGLESSWDCPCHGSRFDAYGKLLMGPANSDLGAIEK